A region from the Cryptomeria japonica unplaced genomic scaffold, Sugi_1.0 HiC_scaffold_95, whole genome shotgun sequence genome encodes:
- the LOC131864829 gene encoding ankyrin repeat-containing protein At5g02620-like, with amino-acid sequence MATEGQQLGGRIDPDAFKAAVTRLRIDQQLSSQLKAALNNITPGGENTLLHLAASVGNLHFIQQLLQLNRQLLKETDPEVKPLLVNATNAEKDTALHLAAQGGFSNVVKILLQQPESGVDLRNKLDETALFKAYESGNLETVKAIFDASPSSLLESTVHKRNCLSVAVNRGDSDLVDHILNLSDAKQLIQRKDELGNTALHIAVERNYVHIIKKLIKFEAELCYWVNDSQETPICVAAKLGHLEAVQELINERPDAVEIRNSCGMNVLHLAALVRQVRIVDYLNEEVGLSYLVNKGLDKPPHEEPLRSGGKTDPAEKKDPKDEPVKSGGNTDAGEMKSPFSRISEGDTPLHIAAKKKDLNMVKSLLCIAGINKFAVNKAGLTAFDIVRENTHYHESDKIISVLASYPSNRKPFLYSAPKVSAEKHEVAVEMVDKTYEDRRNTELVVAVLLATMSFTAAFTAPGSFVTDDGNGNGDSKGSGISPAPAPGTGSDKSLGSPILLPLASFKVFLIFDCVAFFLSLLVVLMWQMSTPITTGNKVLFLCITNLLVCATFAFTAYGFMLAVYAMLSNMNPELAWFILGACLIICFCGNFTFFYMAAKFTVKKARFNHLNGLLPFLSDRLGEYVWIKLERWGLLDLVRRSKTKWLAILYYHSNENDK; translated from the exons ATGGCCACTGAGGGTCAACAACTCGGCGGAAGGATCGATCCTGACGCCTTCAAAGCTGCGGTAACGCGTTTAAGGATCGATCAACAACTGAGTTCCCAACTTAAAGCAGCTCTCAACAATATTACACCTGGAGGGGAAAATACTCTTCTCCATTTGGCTGCTAGTGTAGGAAATCTACACTTCATTCAACAGCTCCTGCAACTCAATCGTCAACTTCTGAAGGAAACCGATCCCGAAGTGAAGCCTCTGCTTGTGAATGCTACCAATGCCGAAAAGGATACTGCGTTACACTTGGCTGCGCAGGGAGGTTTCTCCAACGTTGTGAAGATTCTACTCCAACAACCAGAAAGTGGTGTGGATCTCCGCAATAAGCTTGATGAAACAGCTTTGTTCAAAGCCTACGAAAGCGGCAATTTAGAGACAGTGAAGGCAATATTTGACGCATCTCCGTCGAGCTTACTCGAAAGTACGGTGCACAAGAGGAACTGTTTATCTGTTGCAGTAAACAGAGGAGATTCAG atctagttgatcatatactAAATTTATCAGATGCGAAGCAGTTAATCCAACGTAAGGACGAACTTGGCAACACAGCTCTGCATATAGCTGTTGAAAGAAACTACGTGCATATAATAAAGAAGTTAATAAAATTTGAGGCCGAACTGTGTTATTGGGTTAATGACAGCCAAGAAACTCCCATCTGTGTGGCAGCGAAATTGGGTCATCTGGAAGCAGTACAAGAGTTGATAAATGAGAGGCCAGACGCTGTCGAAATACGGAATAGTTGTGGAATGAACGTTCTGCACTTAGCTGCCCTAGTTAGGCAAGTGCGAATTGTTGATTACCTGAACGAAGAGGTAGGCTTATCATACTTGGTCAACAAGGGACTTGACAAACCTCCACATGAAGAGCCTCTGCGAAGTGGAGGAAAGACAGATCCGGCTGAAAAGAAAGATCCAAAAGATGAGCCCGTGAAAAGTGGAGGAAACACAGATGCGGGTGAAATGAAATCTCCTTTTTCGAGGATAAGTGAAGGAGACACACCACTGCATATTGCAGCAAAGAAAAAAGACTTGAAT ATGGTGAAGTCGTTGCTTTGTATAGCGGGGATAAACAAGTTTGCTGTCAACAAGGCAGGCTTAACGGCCTTTGATATCGTGAGAGAGAACACGCACTATCACGAATCTGACAAGATAATTTCAGTTCTGGCCAGTTATCCTTCCAATCGCAAGCCATTCTTGTACAGCGCTCCAAAGGTGAGTGCAGAGAAACATGAGGTTGCTGTTGAGATGGTGGACAAAACATATGAGGACAGGCGCAACACAGAACTAGTGGTGGCAGTTCTATTAGCGACAATGTCATTTACGGCAGCTTTCACTGCTCCGGGCAGTTTCGTGACGGACGATGGGAATGGAAATGGGGACTCAAAGGGATCGGGAATTTCGCCTGCGCCTGCGCCTGGAACTGGCTCAGACAAGAGTTTAGGTTCGCCGATTCTGCTTCCGTTGGCCTCCTTCAAGGTTTTTCTCATCTTTGATTGTGTGGCATTCTTTCTGTCGCTCTTAGTGGTGCTGATGTGGCAGATGAGTACACCTATTACCACGGGAAATAAGGTATTGTTCCTCTGTATTACCAACCTATTGGTTTGTGCCACGTTTGCCTTTACGGCCTATGGCTTCATGCTTGCAGTGTATGCCATGCTTTCCAACATGAATCCCGAGCTGGCTTGGTTCATTCTTGGGGCGTGCTTGATCATCTGCTTCTGTGGTAATTTCACTTTTTTCTACATGGCTGCAAAGTTTACAGTGAAGAAGGCTAGGTTTAACCACCTGAACGGTCTACTTCCTTTTCTTTCTGACCGTCTGGGGGAATACGTGTGGATAAAATTAGAAAGATGGGGGCTTTTGGACTTGGTGCGCCGGTCCAAAACCAAGTGGCTTGCTATCCTATACTACCATAGCAATGAGAACGATAAATAA